The Streptomyces halobius genomic interval GCGGGCGTCCTCCAGGAGCCTCTTGGCGAAGCCCTCGCTGGTGAGGCCGTCGGGGGCGCGGACGAGGCAGTAGAAGGTGGCGCGCGGTCGCAGCACCTCAAGGCCGGCCGCTTCGAGACCGTCGCACAGCAGACGCATACGTTCCCGGTAGACGGCCCGCAGCCGGTCCGGGTATCCGGTGGTGTCGGTGAGCGCGGCGACGGCAGCCTGCTGGATGGCGCCGAAGGTGCCCGAGTCGGTGTGGGTCTTGGCCGTACGCAGGGCATCCACGGCCTCCGCGTTGCCGGTCGCGAATCCGACGCGCCAGCCCGGCATGTTGTAAGCCTTGGACAGCGAGTGGAATTCGATGCCGCAACGCATCGCTCCGGGCGAGGTGAGAAAGGAGGGCGGAGGCTCGGTGTCGTAGTAGATCTCGGCGTAGGCGGCGTCGGACGCCACGAGGATGTTGTGCTCCAACGCGAAGCGCGCGAGGTCGTCGTAGAAGCCGGTGTTAGCCAGTGCGGCGGTGGGGTTGTTGGGGTAGCAGATCCAGAACACCTTGGCACGTCGGGCGACTTGGCGCGGGATCGCGTCGAGGTCCGGCAGGAAGCCGTTCTCCTCGCGCAGGGGTACGCGCACCACTTCGCCACCACAGAAGCGGGCCCAGGTCGCGTAGACGGGATAGGCCGGGTCGGGTACGAGGACGACATCGCCCGGCTCGACGAAGGCGAGCGCGAGGTGCGCCATGGCTTCCTTGCTGCCGAGGGTGACGACGACTTCGGTTGCGGGGTCGGCCTTCAGGCCGTAGCGGCGCTCAAGAAAACCCGTCGCGGCCTCGCGTAGCGCGCCGGTGCCCTGGTACGGCGGATAGCGGTGTAACTCGGGTTGCCGGACGGCCTGTTGCATGGCGGCGACGATATGCGGCGGTGTGGGCAGGTCGCAGTCGCCGACGCCGAGGGGGATGGGGGCCAGTCCGGCTTGGTCCGCGAGCGCGCGAGTGTGGTCGATGAACGAGAAGAGGTAGTCCTCGGTCGGCTCCAGACGCCTGGCGCGGCGTATCACGTAGTGATTCCTCCCTGTCCACGGACATTGCCGGGGCTGTGCTGTGTCGGCGGTGTGTGATTTGCTGGCGCTTATCGCAAAGTTGCTCGACGAGTGTGCTGGTACGCGAGATGCTCCGGCTGTCACGGGCGATGCGGCGTGTGGAAGTTGTTGCTTTCGTGCACCCGAAGAACTGCCTTTCCGCTTTCGTGACGGAACCGTCGCTCTCCGTGTAAGCGAGGGGTTAGGGTCGGCATGCGAAAGGGCCCTGAGGTGGCGTCCAACCTTCCCACAGGGCCCTTCCGTTCATCTGCGACCACGAAGCAAGGAGAACCACATGCCCCTTGGCCCGCGCCCTGCCGGTCCGCTGCTTGCAGCGCTGGCCAGCGAGTTCGAAGTTAGCATGCGCTCTCTGGACCGGTGGCAAACATCAGCCGTTGTCGACATGACTGTCAGCTTCGGTGCCGGGGTGTCCATCGCCGCGGCTTCGCCGGGCGTCGTGATGATCTACGGCCCCGAGGTCGTGCCCCTCGTGGCACCGGCGGCATCGCTCGCTCTCGCGGCGAACCGCTCCCACCTCCGTTGTCGCGCGGTGCGCCGACGGTAGTCGGCGCCGGGACCCGGCCTGCGCAGCCGCCCTGTAGGCGCGGACGGCCGGGCTCCGGCCCTCCTCCCGCCGCACCACAGCCGGTGCGGCCCCGCACGGTTTCGTCGCACCGGATGCCAGGAGCGCCGGCCCTCGCGTGACGAAAGCCACCGTGCGTGTGACACCGCGCCAGTTGTTCACGCAAACCTGTTCGCCCACACGGAACTTCGATGACGAAGAGCACTCCGCAGATCACGTGCGGCCATTGCCGCCGCACTTTTCAACGACCCAAGCCCACCGGTCGCACGCCCCGGTACTGCAGCGCCAAATGCCGTAGCGCCTCCTACCGCGACCGCACCGCCACCCCGGCCCGGCCCCGCAGCTACGACGACGATGTCGTGCGCATCAGCCGAGCCCTGCTGACGAAAGCCCAAGTCCTGGACCACCTCGCGCACAACCAGGTGCAGGCCCTGCCCCTGGAAGCTGTCGAGCAGTGCGTCGCCCTGCAGCGCGACCTCTGCGATGTCACGGCCGTCGCCATCCGCCAGGCCCTGTCCAACGGCGCCCTCTGGCCGCAGATCGCCAGGGCCATGAACAGCTCGGCGAGCACCCTCAAGGTCAGCTACTCCGAAGAGAAGGTCGACAAGATACTGGCGAAACGCGCGGACCGGGGCCCCGCCCGGCCGCGGAGGCCGGCCGGCCTCCACGACGGCCGGCGCCCGCGCATCCTGTCGCAGACGAGCTGCTGGCTGCCCGGCCAGCCCGGCTACCCCTTGACCCGTGCCCTGTCCTACCTGGGCCGCACCGGCGGAAAACCGACCGTGCGTGACCTGGCCGTCAGCACGGGCGTCTCGACGTCGTACATCTACCGGATCATGTCGGGGGAGCGCACACCCACCTGGGAGGTCGCCGCGGGATTCGCCCGAGCCTGCGACGCCGACCCGGACGACCTGACCTTCCTGTGGAACACCGCCCATGAACTTCCGTTGCTTCCCCCGTCCGGACAGACGTACCGGCAGGCCGTCCACGCGCTGCAGGCCGCGCTGCGCGGCCTGCGCCTGGCCGCTGCCTGCCCCGAGATACCCACTCTCCTGCGACCCGGCACGGCGCCGCTGACCGTCGGCGCCGCCACCGCCTTGCTGTCCGCGCACCCCCCCGCCGCCGGATTTCTGCGCTGGCCCGTGGTCAGGGCGCTTGCCGTGGCCCTGCACGGCGAGCCGGACGCGATCCGGCCGCTGTGGGAGCGCGTTCACGCACTCGCCGGGACGGCCGACGACGCCGAACGGGGCCGCTCGTGGCCGGCCGAGGCATTCGGCTGACCTCATGGATCGCGCCGCCCGGATGACCGACCGCCCGAGCTCCACACCGATTTCCCCCGGGGGAAACATGCCGTCCGCACCCTCCGCCGCCGTTGGCACCACGCCGCACCACACCCCCGTGCGACCGACGCCCGGCGTGGCGGCCATCACCGTGGTCCTGCCCGCCGACTTCACCGCCTTCTGCCAACTCCACCACGACGTCTACCAGCACTACGCCCACCAACTGGTCGCCGATCACGACACCGCGGTCCGAGCCGTCCAGCACGCTCTCGGCGACCTCGCCGCGTCCTGGACACAAGCCCTCGCCGGCCACCACACCACGGCCATAGCCTGGGCCTCCCTCACCCGCCGGATCCACCATGCCGCCCGCACGTCCTGCGGCACCCCCGCCGGCGCGCTCTACCACCTCGTCCCGGCCGCCGAAGCCGACGCCGCCGTCCTGCACCACCTCATCGGCCTCAGCATCACCGGAACCGCTGACACCCTCGGCACTGAACCCACCACCGTCACATCGCTCTTACAGACCTTCGAGAGGCGCCTCAATGACACTGCTGCCACCTCGCTGCGCGCTTGCTGGACGGCCGCCAACTCCCGCTAGGCGGCGGGCCGATCGGCATCCCTTTTCGGCGGCAAGCGGGTTGAGACCGGCAGTCCTCAGGGGTTCGCGCAGCGGGCTGCAGGGCCCTGCAGCCCGCACTCGGTGGCGTACGGCCGTCCGGCGGGGCGGTACCCCACCGCTCACGCAACGCCTCACAGCCGATCGGCGTCCGCGACACCTATCAGCGGGTGGTTCGGCGCCGTCCCCGTCAGCGCCCTCTCGGCCCAACTCCGCCAGTAGTCATGCACATTCTCCAGGTTCCACGCACGCAGCCGGCCCGGTTCGGGGTCAACTCCAATCTTGTCCGGGGCGGGGCCACGCACCGGATGCCGCGCTCCAGCAGCACCGTCCACGACCGGATCCTCCTGCCTGCCAGGGCCGCCACCCGCCACCCTCAGGAACTGAAAGTACTGGAGCTCTTACACATGGTCGCCAGGCGTATGGGGTTCAAGATCCGGCGCACGGAGAGGCGTTCACGCTCACCTCGTGGCGGCACGAGGGGAAACTGTCCGGCGATGCGCATCGATGCGAGCCACCCCGCGCCACCCCCGACCCACTCTCCTTTGTATTCTCGGCGGGGGTCCCGGATCCCCGTGGCAAGCGACCCCTGTGAGAGGAACCACCCATGACCATCGTGCTGAGCTCCGACGCCCTGGCCGGGCTTCTCGACCGGGCCCGGCGGGACTACGAGGAGCTGGCGGCGCGAGGTCTCAAGCTCGACCTCACCCGGGGCAAGCCGGCGCCCGAGCAGCTCGACCTCTCCGGGGACCTGCTGACCCTGCCGGGCGGGCGGCACACCGCCGCCGATGGCGCGGACGTGCGCAACTACGGTGGCCTGCAGGGCCTGCCGGAGCTCCGCGAGATCTTCGCCGGGCTGCTGCAGGTACCGGCCGGGCAGCTCCTCGCGGCCGGTAACTCCAGCCTGGAGCTGATGCACGACTGCCTGGTCCACGCCCTCCTGAGCGTGCTGCCGGGCGCCGAAGCCCGCTGGGCCGACCAGGGCCGGGTCGTGTTCCTGTGCCCAGTGCCCGGCTACGACCGGCACTTCGCGCTCTGCGAGCGGTTCGGCATCGAGATGATCCCGGTCCCGATGACCGAGGCCGGCCCGGACATGGACGTCGTGGAGCGCCTCGTGGCCGAGGACCCCGCCGTCAAGGGCATCTGGTGCGTCCCGAAGTACAGCAACCCGTCCGGCGTCAGCTACAGCGACGAGACGGTGGCGCGCCTGGCCCGCATGGAGACGGCCGCCCCGGACTTCCGGATCTTCTGGGACAACGCCTACGCCGCCCACCACCTCACCGACGAGCCCGTGCAGATCGCCGACCTCCTCGCCGCGTGCACAGCGAGCGGCAACCCGGACCGGGCGTTCCTCTTCGGCTCCACCTCGAAGATCACCTTCGCGGGCGCGGGCGTCGCCTTCTTCGGCTCCTCGCCCGCCAACGTGAGCTGGCTGACCGCCAACAACTCCAAGCGCTCGATCGGCCCCGACAAGACCAACCAGCTGCGCCACGTCCTCTTCCTCCGGGACGAGGACGGCGTACGGGCCCACATGGAGCGCCAACGAGCCCTGCTCCAGCCCAAGTTCGATGCCGTCCAGCGCATCCTGGAAGCCGAGCTCGGCGGCACCGGCCTGGCCGAGTGGACCACCCCCAAAGGCGGTTACTTCGTCACCCTTGAGGTCATGGAGGGCTGCGCCGAGGATGTGGTGCGCCGCGCGGCCGAGGCGGGCATCGTGCTGACCCCGGCCGGCGCGACCCACCCGTACGGCGACGACCCCCGCGACGCGACGATCCGCATCGCGCCCAGCTACCCGAGCCTGGCCGAGCTGGAGCAGGCGATGCTCGGTCTGACCGTGTGCGTGCGTCTGTCCGGCTACGAGAAGATGCTCACGACCTGAGCCGATGGTCCCGGCGCCCCGGGGACCGTCCCGGCCATCGGACCGCCCCGCCGTCCACCACACCGCCACAGACGCCCGGGACTCCGCCCGTGAGAAGATCCGTGCGCGGTATGCGGTAGGCACGGTTTTCGACGGTGGAGGTTGGCGATGTACGCGATATCCCTGGACGACGACGGTGCCGAGCTGCGCCCGCTGGAGCCATGGCGCGCCGAGGAGTTCCTGGCCCATATCGACCGTGGGCGGGAGTTCATCGGGCAGCACATCCCGTTGCCGGACCGTGCCACGGACCTGGAGTCGAGCCGGGCGTACCTGCAGTCGTACGCGGAGAAGACCGCGGCTGACACCGGGCGGCTCTACGGGATCTGGACCGACGGCAAGCTGGTCGGCGGAGTCCTGTTCCGGACGATGGACGTCGAGCAGGGCACCGCCGAGGCGGGCTGCTGGCTTGAGCCGTCGGCGGTGGGCAAGGGGCTGGTGACCCGGGCCGTGCGGGTGATCATCGATTGGGTCGTCGAGGAGCGGTGCATCCACCGCGTGGAGTGGCTGGCCTCGGCGGCGAATGAGCCCAGCATCGCCGTCGCCCGGCGGCTCGGGATGACGAAGGACGGCGTCCTGCGGGAGAGCTACCTGTATCGGGGCAAGCGGCACGACACGGAGGTCTGGTCGGTACTCGCACCGGAGTGGCGGGCGGACAGGCAGGTGTCCTGACGCCGCCGTAGTTGGCGAGTCGGCGGCAGCAGCGCTGAAGCGGCCCTTGTTGACGTTCCCGACCGACACCGGGACGGAGATCACGCCCCGGTAGGATCGCCTGTCCATGGACATGCACGCAGGAAACGAGATGGTCGCCGTCCCGCCGGGGCGGGTGACGCTGTCGGATCGGCGAACGCAGCGGAGTTGGTCGACCGAGCTTGGGCCCTATCGGATATCGGCGTTCCCGATGACTCAGGCGCAGTACGCACAGTGCACCGGTCAGCGGCCGAGCAGCGCGCAAGGCGACCGATTGCCCGTCGAGGGCGTTTCGTGGTGGGACGCGGTCCGGTTCTGCAATGCCCTGTCCCGGAGCGAGGGATTGGCGCCCGTCTATCGCCTCCATGCTGACGCCGAGGGTGTTGAATGGGAAGCTTCCGCTGATGGCTACCGGCTCCCGACCGAGGCCGAGTGGGAACACGCGTGTCGTGCCGGTACGGCCGGGGCGCGGTACGGGCGGCTCGACGAGGTCGCTTGGTACCGCGGCAATTCGGGCGGGCGGATCCACGATGTGGGCGGCAAACCCCCCAATGCCTGGGGCCTGTCCGACATGCTGGGCAACGTCTGGGAGTGGTGCTGGGACATCTACGATGCCGAGGTCTACGGCAGCTATCGGGTGCTGCGTGGCGGCGGTTGGTTCGACGAGCACTGGAGCTGTCGGGCCTCGGTGCGACGCCGTAGCCACCCGACTTTCCAGATTGACGACGTGGGGTTCCGTGTCGCGCGTTCCATCGTGCGGTGACGCACGCCCTTTGCCATGGCTGCGGCCTTCCGTCCCTGCGGAGCCAAAGGAGTGTTATGCCGACTCCTGGCCATTCTCAGCAGTCTTATCTCGGCGTTCCACCTGGATTCCCATCGTGTGTGGCCGAAAGTTGCGCAGACGCCCCGTACGGCCCGCGTAATGCTGTCGCACACGTTCGGTGAAGGACCAAGGCAAGGGCATGGGCAGACCGGCCCGGAGGGTGGGGGACTGATGCGTGGCGGTACGAAGCAGAGACTGGGAACGGCCGCGGCAGTAGTCGGTTTGGTCGCTGCCGTCGCTCCGGCGAGCAGTGCCAGTGCCGCGCAAGCGGCGAGGTGTCCCGTTACGGCGTGGGGTCACACCGGCTACTACAAGTGCGGCACCGACCTCAAGGCCGGGTATGTCGACTGGAACCGCGACGGCCGCGTCGATGAGGTCTTCGTGATCGCGCCGGACCGGACCATCTGGCACACCTGGGCGGCGGCGGGAGGCTGGAAGGAGATGCCGGGCAACGGTCGCGCCGACAACATGCTGGGCGCTGCGGAGACGGGCGCTCCGACCCGCTGCGTCATCGTCTATGTCAACAAGGGCTACCACTACTGGCAGAACTGTTTCTACGGTGGGCGCTGGCACACCTGGAAGACCACTGGGTGAGCGGCCTTCGTCGGCACGCCCTGGCCGAGCATACGGTCAGGGCCGTGGACCCGGACCCGGCCGCGTGCGGTAACACGACGGGCAGCGGCCACCGTGCCGAGCCCGCGCCCCCGGCCCGCGCCCGCGCCAGGCCAAATGCGCACCTGACGTATGCACACCTGACGCTACGTCACTCGACGCCAGGCAATGCCGCGTGAGGAGTGTGGATCAGCGCGCCGTCCACTTCGGCGTCCATGTCCCGGCGTCGCGACGCGTCCGGCTGTGTGGAGCCGAGATAATCGCGCGATGTGGCGAGCGCGGGAATGCGGATTGTCGCTGCGCCGGATCAGTGAGTGCGGGTGGACGGGCGTCGGGTCGTGCACGGTGATGCGGCGCAGGTCGTGGTCGGCGGGCCAGACCAGGCGCGTCGGTCCGCCGACGAAGGTGGCCAGCACCGAGGAGTCGGCGATCGTGTCGAGGAGCGGCTCGGTGCCGAAGTCGGGGCCGGTCACCTCGATGGTGAGCCCGAACGCGGCGGCGAGCTCGTCGTAGTACGCGGCCCACTCGGTACCGGGGACGGGATGCGCGCGGTGGAAACCGTGCAGCGGATCCGCCGGTGCGAGCCGTCGGCCGATCACGTCGACGCGCAGTGTGCGCCAGCTACCGGCTCGACCACACCGCAGGGGACCGGGTCGCCCGCACCCTGTCCGCGTGGTCGGTCACCAGCAAGGCCACCATCGCGGCCATGACCGCCCTGTGGGGTCTGCTGGCCGGCATCACCTGCCCCCGCACCGCCATCGCGATCGCCGGTCTCCTCGTCCTGGCAACGCCGTTCCCCGCTTCCCCGATACGATCACGCGCCGCAGCACGAGCGGGAATTGGAGCGGAGCCCCTGAAGGCCGACTGAGGCCGGGCCGCCGGTCTGCGTGTAGCGTCCTTTGGCCCACTTCGCCGCCGGGGCGGGGAGATTTCGGTTACTGCTTGACGTCACGTCAGTTGACGTGCAGCAACGCGACTTTGACCAAGCACTGCCCGCAATTCCAATGAGTGCCCAGGGCTAAACGATTCTCCTGAATTTCGCACATGAGTGCATTCATGTGTTATATGCATTCGGGCCGCAAAGCCACTGCGACCTCGCTATGCTCGCTGTCGCGCAGCGAGTTGTGGCGATTACCACACGTCGCCGCTGGCTGTCGTGGTGCCGCCGATCGCACGGAGGTCCGGGCGTCCTGGGACCCGGCCCCATGCGCGGAACGCCGCCTTGGAATGTGCTGCGGCCAAGCAATGGTGAGCGCGACCCGACGGTCGTCGATCTTGTTCGCGCGGCCCTTCCCCGGTGCCCATATACGCCATGTATGCCGCCCTGTCCCTATTCGTTCATGCTCTGAGGATGCCGATGGTTCGTGCTGGTTCGTCACCCGGAGGGTCGGGGTCCGCCTCCACCCCAATGTGGCTGTTGCCACCCGTACTCCTGGCCGTGTGCGGGGCGGTGATCGTGTGGCTGACGCCCTCAATGGCCCGTTCCCAAGTCGCCTGGATCGGCGCCATCGCGACGGTGGCAGTGGCCGCCGCCGCCGGGGAGGCGGCGCGCCGGGCACGCGCGACCGACGAACTGCGCAGGCAGTACGCCGAGAGAGAGGCGACCCTGCAGCAGTATCTGGCCGAGCAAGAGGTCGAGACGGTGCGGATGGCCAAGGAGACACTGCCCGCGGCCATGGCCAAGCTGCAGCAAGGCGTCACGCCCGATGAGGTGCTGGAAAGCGTCGCCCAGAAGTCCGACGTCAGCCCCGAGTTCGAAGTCGCGCACAAGGCAGTGCTGCGCTACGTCCTCCAGGCCGTGGCGGCCGAGGAAGACCTGCGTGACTCCGCCCAGCGGGCCTTCGTCAACATCGCCCGCCGTGTCCAGGCCATCATCCACCAACAGGCCCAGGAACTACGGGAGATGGAGGACCGCCACGGCCAGGATCCGGAAGTCTTCGGCGACTTGCTGCACCTCGACCACCGGACGGCACTCGTCGGCCGGCTCGCGGACAGCATCGCGGTACTCGGTGGGGCCCGGCCGGGTCGTCAATGGCAGCAGAACGTACCGCTGTTCAACGTGTTGCGCGGTGCGATGTCCCGCATCCTCGACTACCAGCGTGTCGATCTGCACTCCGTGGCCGAGGTCGGCATTCTCGGACGCGCGGTCGAGCCGCTGATCCACGCCCTGTCCGAGCTGCTGGACAACTCCACGCGCTATTCACCGCCGCAGACCCGTGTCCATCTGACCGCGACGGAGATCCAGACCGGTGTGGCCATCGAGATCGAGGACGCCGGGATCGGTCTGACCGACGAAGCCCGCGTCCGCGCCGAGCGTGCCCTGGCACAGCACTCCACCAGCGGGCTCGACCTCGACGACCTGGGTGAGGCGCCGCGGCTCGGCCTGGCCGTGGTCGGCCGGCTCTGCCACACCCATGCCTTCAAGGTCTCCCTCCGTCCGTCCGCGTACGGCGGTGTACGCGTCGTCCTGATCGTCCCGCCGGACCTGATCACCGCGACCCCGGTGCCCGGTGGGATGGTGGCCAAGGCCGCCACCCTGCCGCCGCCCCGGCACAGCGTCGGGCCGAAGCGCTCGGTGACCGCCGAGGAGCCGACGCCCACCGCTTCGCCGCGCAGCGCCAACGGGCTCCCGCAGCGTCGGCGCCGTACGCGGGCCATGGCTCCCCGCATGCAGCCGAAGCCCGCGGCCTCCACCGCCACGGACTCCAAGCCCCCGGTGTCAGCAGATTCACCCCCACAGGCCGGAATGTGGCTGGCCGCCTTCCAGGAGGGCATCTCCGGCGAGTCCCGAGCTGAATCCCCGGCGGATCGGCCCGATGGTCTGAGCGAAAAAGAGTCCGAGCGATAACTGAGTCGTTAAGTAAGGATGAGTAAGTAAGTGGTGACACAGCAGCGGCTCAATATGGACTGGATGCTCGAAGACCTGGCATCCAGCGTTCCGCAGACCCGTGATGTCGTGGTGCTGTCCTCAGACGGCTTGTGTATGGCGCAGTTCGGTACGGACAAGGACACCGCGGACCGCCTCGCCGCAGCCTGCGCCGGACTGCAGAGCCTGTCGGCGGCCATCGCCACGGAATTCCCGCACGGCAACGGGCAGATGAAGCTCGTCGTCATCGAAGTCAACGGCGGCTTCTTCTATCTGATGGCGGCCGGCGCCGGAGCGTATCTGGCAGTGCTGGCCGACGACGATGTGGACGCCGGACTCATGGGAGAACGCATGCGGGACCTGGTCGCCCGGATCGGTCAACACCTCACCAGCCCGCCGCGGGCCGACCGGCAGGTCCCATGAGCGACCCGAAAGAGGAACAGCCCAAGGGCTGGGAAGAGGGCGCTCCGGAACGGCTCTACGTCATTGCGTCCGGCGGGAACCAACCCGGCCAGAAAACCCCCCTGGACATGGTCACGCTGATCGTCACCAGGAACGGGCCCAGTTCGAGCATGCAGCCCGAACTCGCCGCCATCGTCCGCATATGCGACTACCCCTTGTCCGTCGCCGAGATCTCCGCATATCTCCATCTGCCGGTCAGCGTGATCACGGTATTGCTCGCGGATCTGCTGGAGAGCGGCCATGTCGAAGCCCGCGCACCGATCCCGGCCACGTCGTTGCCCGATGTCGAACTTTTGGAGGCGGTGATGCATGGACTGCAAAATCTCTGAACCCGTCGTCGGTCCCCGCAGTGAAGACGTTCTGCCGGCCTCGGTCACCACAGCGGTCAAAGTGGTGATCGTCGGCGGCTTCGGGGTCGGGAAGACCACCCTCGTCGGATCGGTCAGTGAGATCCGTCCGCTGACGACCGAGGAGACCATGACGCAGGCCGGTGTCGGGGTGGACGACATCGCCGGAATCGAGCGCAAGACCGAAACCACCGTGGCGATGGACTTCGGCCGGATCAGCCTCAGTGACGAACTGGTGCTGTATCTGTTCGGCACTCCGGGCCAGCAGCGCTTCTGGTTTCTGTGGAACGGCCTTTTCGAAGGCGCGCTGGGGGCGGTGGTCCTGATCGACACCCGTCGGCTGGAAGTCAGCTTCGATGTGATCGGCCGACTTGAGGAACGCGGTGTGCCGTTCATCGTCGCCATCAACGCCTTTCCGGACGGCCCCACATACCCGATGTCCGAGCTCCGCGTCGCCCTGGACATCCCCGACTCCGTACCCATGATCGATTGCGACGCCCGCGACCGTGTCTCCAGCCGCGATGCCCTGCTGACCCTCATGCGTTATCTGCACACCCTTACCACCACACCCCCGGAGCCCCGGTGACCTCCTCTTCCTCCAGTCAGCCCCGCACCACCTCCGCAACCGAGCCGCCTCCGGAGTGCCCGGCGCACGCGAAATTCGGAAACCCTGACGGACTGGCACGGCTTTTCGGGCCTGAAGCGGCCAAGGATCCCATGGGTCTGTACGAGAAGCTGCGCGCCGAACACGGACCTGTCGCGCCCATCCTGCTGGACGGAGACCTCCCGGCCTGGCTCGTCATCGGCTACCGCGAGATCCTTGAAGTCGCCGGTACGCCCTCCCGGTTCAGTCGTGATTCCCGCATCTGGCGCTGGTTCAAGGAAGGCAAAGTACCGCCGGAATCCCCACTGCTCCCGATGATCGCCTGGCAGCCGGTCTGCTTGTTCCTGGACGGCGACGAACGCCAGCGGTTGCGCGTGGCGGTCACTGATGGACTGGAACGCTTCAGCCGCCGTGGAATTCGACGCCATGTCACGCGCTTCACCCACCAGTTGATCGATGGCTTCGCCTACCGAGGAGAAGCGGATCTGGCCGACGAGTTCGCGGAACATCTGCCCATGCTCGTCATGACGCAGCTGCTGGGAATGCCCGATGAATACGGTCCGCGGCTGGTCCAAGCCAGCAGAGACATGGTGGCGGGCACCGAGACGTCGGTGGACAGCAACGAGTTCATCGTGAAGACGCTCCAGCAACTCGTGGGGCGCAAGCGCGCCAGCCCTGGCGAGGACATCACGTCCTGGCTGATCGAGCACCCCTCTCAGCTCACCGACGAAGAGGTCTGGAATCACCTGCGGGTCATCCTCATCGCCGCGAACGAGACCACCGTCAATTTGCTCAAGAGCACCCTGCGGATGCTCCTCACCGACCCCCGTTGCCATGCGTCGCTGGCCGGCGGTCAGATGACCCTGCCCGACGTGCTGGAGCAGGTGCTGTGGGACGAACCGCCCCTGATGACCATCCCTGGGCGCTGGGCATCCGTGGACACGGAGGTCGGTGGTCAGAAGGTCGAGGCGGGGGACATGCTGCTGCTCGGTCTCGGCGCCGGAAACCACGACCCGGCCGTGCGCCCCGACCCCGCGGTTTCCATGCACGGAAACCGTTCCCACCTCGCCTTCAGCAGCGGCCCGCAGGAGTGCCCCGGCCAGGACATCGGCCGCGCTATCGCCGACACCAGCATCCCCGAGGAGGAGCTGCGCTGGAAATCGGGCTGGATGACGCGGCATCTGACAAGCCTGCCGGTGCAGTTCAGCGCGCGTCGGTCCGGTGCTTCCGCTGAATCCGCCGGTCCGGGGGGAGTTGACGCGGAGACTGAGCGGGCCGCCACGGGGAGCGGCTCAAGGTCCATGGACAAGCTCCTCGGTCCGTCCCCTTCGACTCCGGTTCCGGGTGCACGCCTGTCCTGGTGGCGCTCGCTGAAGGCATGGCTGCGAAGGCGGTAGCCCGGCGCTCCGTTGTGGAGGGAGCGCCCAGAAGCCTTTCCCGGTCAGGAATGTCAGCCGGGCATTGCTCCCTCCATCAGGTGCCCGTCAGACGCCCGTGTGCGGAGGCAACCGCATTCTCGGCTCTGTGCACTGGAGCTTCGGAAAGGCGATCCAAGGCCCTTTCCATGCGGTTCAATGCCTCCGTCATAATCCCCCGGGAAGTGGCATAGCATATACGGATATTGCCTTCGGCAGCC includes:
- a CDS encoding GTP-binding protein, which gives rise to MDCKISEPVVGPRSEDVLPASVTTAVKVVIVGGFGVGKTTLVGSVSEIRPLTTEETMTQAGVGVDDIAGIERKTETTVAMDFGRISLSDELVLYLFGTPGQQRFWFLWNGLFEGALGAVVLIDTRRLEVSFDVIGRLEERGVPFIVAINAFPDGPTYPMSELRVALDIPDSVPMIDCDARDRVSSRDALLTLMRYLHTLTTTPPEPR
- a CDS encoding cytochrome P450 — translated: MGLYEKLRAEHGPVAPILLDGDLPAWLVIGYREILEVAGTPSRFSRDSRIWRWFKEGKVPPESPLLPMIAWQPVCLFLDGDERQRLRVAVTDGLERFSRRGIRRHVTRFTHQLIDGFAYRGEADLADEFAEHLPMLVMTQLLGMPDEYGPRLVQASRDMVAGTETSVDSNEFIVKTLQQLVGRKRASPGEDITSWLIEHPSQLTDEEVWNHLRVILIAANETTVNLLKSTLRMLLTDPRCHASLAGGQMTLPDVLEQVLWDEPPLMTIPGRWASVDTEVGGQKVEAGDMLLLGLGAGNHDPAVRPDPAVSMHGNRSHLAFSSGPQECPGQDIGRAIADTSIPEEELRWKSGWMTRHLTSLPVQFSARRSGASAESAGPGGVDAETERAATGSGSRSMDKLLGPSPSTPVPGARLSWWRSLKAWLRRR
- a CDS encoding DUF742 domain-containing protein; amino-acid sequence: MSDPKEEQPKGWEEGAPERLYVIASGGNQPGQKTPLDMVTLIVTRNGPSSSMQPELAAIVRICDYPLSVAEISAYLHLPVSVITVLLADLLESGHVEARAPIPATSLPDVELLEAVMHGLQNL